One window from the genome of Methyloradius palustris encodes:
- the lpxO gene encoding lipid A hydroxylase LpxO translates to MKYVIIALYASAILFVHFRGKARLPFFRQVFDHSSVVSPINIFIYLLSKVPTTTAYLPLSDFKGLQLLQDNWEMIRDEALALEQLDKIKAAEKNDDAGFNSFFKKGWKRFYLKWYEANHPSAAQFCPKTVALLKQVPEVKAAMFTELPPGAKLNPHRDPYAGSLRYHLGLVTPNDDRCFINVNTENYSWRDGQGVMFDETYIHWALNDSDETRIILLCDIERPMKYRWAQAVNRWLGRVVMTAASSPNETGDQTGGINKVFRFFWAVGKYRRKLKAFSRPLYHLIKFGLIIGVIALIYFI, encoded by the coding sequence ATGAAATACGTCATCATCGCTTTATACGCATCTGCCATTCTCTTCGTGCACTTTCGTGGCAAAGCACGCTTGCCATTTTTCAGGCAAGTATTCGATCATTCATCAGTTGTCTCGCCAATCAATATCTTTATTTATTTACTCTCCAAAGTCCCGACCACCACGGCTTATCTGCCTTTGAGTGACTTCAAAGGCTTGCAGTTGCTACAGGATAACTGGGAGATGATTCGGGATGAAGCGCTGGCGCTTGAACAGCTGGATAAGATAAAGGCAGCGGAAAAAAATGACGATGCTGGTTTCAACTCATTTTTCAAAAAAGGCTGGAAGCGTTTTTACCTGAAATGGTACGAGGCCAACCATCCTTCTGCTGCCCAGTTTTGCCCCAAGACAGTGGCGCTGTTAAAGCAGGTACCAGAAGTCAAAGCGGCCATGTTTACCGAGTTACCACCAGGTGCCAAGCTCAACCCGCACCGCGATCCCTATGCAGGCTCATTGCGTTATCACCTGGGGCTAGTCACGCCGAATGATGATCGCTGCTTTATTAACGTGAATACCGAGAACTATAGCTGGCGAGATGGCCAGGGCGTGATGTTCGATGAAACCTACATCCACTGGGCGCTGAATGACAGCGACGAGACCCGCATTATCCTGCTGTGCGATATAGAACGGCCGATGAAATATCGCTGGGCACAAGCCGTGAATCGCTGGCTGGGTCGAGTAGTAATGACAGCCGCGAGCTCACCGAATGAAACAGGTGACCAGACGGGCGGCATTAATAAAGTGTTTCGTTTTTTCTGGGCAGTGGGTAAATACAGGCGCAAACTCAAGGCATTCAGCCGCCCTTTGTATCATCTGATCAAGTTCGGCCTGATTATTGGCGTGATCGCGCTGATCTACTTTATATAA
- a CDS encoding tetratricopeptide repeat protein, producing MNILLPKISAYLLISGLLTSFALQANADNLSDAKAAIAKADFAKAAKIYQQAAQAGDVKAEYNLGLMYLNGDGVKQDNAEALKWFTTSANGGFAEAQYRLGVIYFRNDIVPIDYAEAVKWYKAAATQGHVKSQLDMGVIYYSGAVVDQDYAEAIKWYKLAASQGLTEAQFNLGSMYLKGEGVAEDLVKGYMWVYLSTQPNNAQLNEPARNNSKRFTVLSFYANKMTVEQLAEAKSSANACSANRFTDC from the coding sequence ATGAACATACTTTTACCTAAAATCAGCGCATATCTATTAATAAGCGGCTTGTTAACCAGCTTTGCATTACAAGCTAATGCGGACAATTTATCTGATGCAAAGGCCGCCATTGCCAAAGCTGATTTTGCAAAAGCTGCCAAGATTTATCAACAAGCAGCCCAAGCGGGCGATGTGAAGGCCGAATACAACTTGGGTTTGATGTATTTGAATGGCGATGGTGTGAAACAGGATAATGCCGAAGCGCTCAAGTGGTTTACCACATCAGCCAATGGCGGCTTTGCCGAGGCGCAGTATCGCCTGGGTGTGATTTATTTCCGTAACGATATTGTGCCTATAGATTATGCAGAGGCAGTTAAATGGTACAAAGCCGCTGCTACACAAGGCCATGTGAAGTCTCAACTGGATATGGGCGTGATTTACTACAGTGGTGCAGTGGTTGATCAGGATTATGCTGAAGCGATTAAATGGTACAAACTTGCAGCCAGCCAAGGCCTAACAGAAGCGCAATTTAACCTTGGTAGCATGTATCTTAAAGGTGAGGGTGTAGCCGAGGATTTGGTAAAGGGCTATATGTGGGTCTATTTATCTACACAACCCAATAATGCCCAGTTGAATGAGCCAGCAAGAAACAACAGCAAGCGATTTACTGTGCTGAGTTTTTATGCAAACAAGATGACTGTCGAGCAGCTTGCAGAAGCTAAATCATCTGCAAATGCCTGCAGCGCTAATCGTTTTACTGACTGCTGA
- a CDS encoding high-potential iron-sulfur protein, with protein sequence MNNSKRTFMLQIIAAGVSLPLAKIAFAEYVNEKDPTAVSLGYVSDATKATNGKYKAGQHCGACMFFGGKAGDTKGPCPLFAGKEVHSAGWCSAFAAKPA encoded by the coding sequence ATGAACAATTCTAAAAGAACTTTTATGTTGCAAATCATTGCTGCTGGTGTTTCATTGCCATTAGCGAAAATCGCATTTGCAGAATATGTAAACGAAAAAGATCCAACTGCTGTTAGTTTGGGTTATGTCTCAGATGCAACAAAGGCAACTAACGGTAAATACAAAGCTGGTCAACACTGTGGTGCTTGCATGTTCTTCGGTGGAAAAGCTGGAGATACAAAAGGCCCTTGCCCATTGTTTGCTGGTAAAGAAGTTCATTCAGCAGGCTGGTGTAGTGCTTTCGCAGCTAAACCTGCATAA
- a CDS encoding LexA family protein, whose translation MTTKDTTLRGGKREGSGRKPWSPFQEKTKAIRIPESQEPVIRDFLEAFKRKQLSSQLDNVQSIEQPAINPPTIGIPLYSNRVPAGLPSPVDDHVDKRLDLNEYMIREADATFFVRIRGDSMIDAGIFDNDVVIVDKSLVASMGDIVLASVDGEFTVKTLGKTKELTPRLLPANPKFSPIEIKEGMDFDVWGVVTGSLRKFK comes from the coding sequence ATGACAACTAAAGATACAACACTAAGAGGCGGCAAACGTGAAGGCTCAGGCAGAAAGCCTTGGAGCCCTTTTCAGGAAAAGACTAAGGCTATCCGCATTCCTGAAAGCCAAGAGCCAGTCATTAGAGATTTTCTTGAGGCCTTCAAGCGTAAGCAGCTAAGTAGCCAGCTAGATAACGTGCAGAGCATAGAGCAGCCTGCAATCAACCCACCAACAATAGGTATTCCCCTCTACAGCAATCGAGTGCCTGCTGGCCTCCCCAGCCCCGTAGATGACCATGTAGATAAACGCCTAGACCTCAATGAGTACATGATTAGAGAAGCCGATGCTACGTTCTTTGTGCGCATCAGGGGTGACTCTATGATTGATGCTGGCATATTCGATAATGATGTGGTGATCGTAGATAAGTCACTGGTAGCCAGCATGGGAGATATTGTCCTAGCCTCAGTGGATGGGGAGTTTACTGTTAAGACACTTGGCAAAACCAAGGAATTAACCCCGCGACTACTTCCAGCTAACCCGAAGTTTTCACCTATCGAGATTAAAGAGGGAATGGACTTTGATGTTTGGGGTGTGGTTACTGGGTCATTGCGGAAGTTTAAATAA
- a CDS encoding EF-hand domain-containing protein — MKIQLNNVALIGCILLSTAAFSAPTFAADAMLSTGGYARELHKMDMMKMLDADGNHMVTKAEADAYYGSLFDALNKDGDDTLDAKEWVGTKGQENISIATGGYSHQLRTMKMMKMIDTDGDHTVSKEEFLKYNETIFTAMDKSGDGQIDPQEWLAKQTGN; from the coding sequence ATGAAGATTCAATTAAACAATGTTGCTTTAATCGGCTGTATTCTACTTTCTACCGCTGCATTCTCTGCACCGACCTTTGCCGCAGATGCCATGTTAAGCACTGGTGGTTATGCCCGCGAATTACACAAAATGGACATGATGAAAATGCTGGATGCCGATGGCAACCACATGGTGACAAAAGCTGAAGCAGATGCATACTACGGCTCATTATTCGATGCCTTGAACAAAGACGGCGACGACACGCTGGATGCCAAAGAATGGGTAGGCACCAAAGGCCAGGAAAACATCAGCATTGCAACAGGCGGCTATAGCCATCAATTGCGTACGATGAAGATGATGAAAATGATCGATACCGATGGCGATCACACAGTCAGCAAGGAAGAGTTCCTGAAATACAACGAAACCATTTTCACCGCAATGGATAAATCAGGCGATGGCCAGATTGACCCACAAGAATGGCTGGCCAAACAAACAGGCAACTAA
- a CDS encoding DUF3429 domain-containing protein, with translation MSPLYKSLVLIPAWPRYLGLAGVIPFLLFGVLPWFQNYHAIISLYALLAYGAVILSFIGALHWAFAMMASTISESRRNSMYLWSVIPALIGWISLLLPLRIGLLISLLGFALHCVMDVKLVRAIQLPAWYLPLRFMLTMLASLGILSGQIYALTM, from the coding sequence ATGTCGCCTTTGTATAAAAGTCTGGTTCTAATCCCAGCTTGGCCGCGTTATCTGGGCTTGGCGGGCGTTATCCCTTTCTTATTGTTTGGTGTTCTGCCGTGGTTTCAGAACTATCACGCAATCATCAGTCTTTACGCATTATTGGCCTATGGTGCAGTGATTCTCTCTTTTATTGGAGCCTTGCATTGGGCATTCGCCATGATGGCATCCACCATTTCTGAATCCCGTAGAAATAGTATGTATCTATGGAGCGTAATCCCTGCATTGATCGGCTGGATTTCATTGTTATTGCCATTACGGATAGGTTTGCTGATTTCGTTGCTTGGCTTCGCGCTGCATTGTGTAATGGATGTCAAACTGGTCAGAGCAATTCAACTGCCGGCTTGGTATTTACCCCTTCGTTTTATGCTGACCATGCTTGCATCACTAGGCATCTTGTCTGGGCAAATTTACGCATTAACCATGTAG
- a CDS encoding alpha-D-glucose phosphate-specific phosphoglucomutase produces the protein MSLQRIDTQPFDDQKPGTSGLRKRVTVFQQAHYLENFVQSIFDTVNPPAGATLTLGGDGRYFNREAIQIILKMAAVNGFGRVLVGQAGILSTPAASCIIRKYETFGGIILSASHNPGGPDGDFGIKYNMPNGGPAPEKITEAIYTNTTKITQYSLIEADDIPLDVIGEYDLASMKVQVIDAVADYAELMTSLFDFNSIRSLLASGFRIKFDAMHAVTGPYAREIFINQLGAPADSIMNAVPLEDFGGGHPDPNLTYAHELVEVIYGKHAPDFGAASDGDGDRNMILGNHFFVTPSDSLAILAANAKLVPGYSKGLAGIARSMPTSAAADRVAKALGIPCYETPTGWKFFGNLMDAGKVTLCGEESFGTGSNHVREKDGLWAVLFWLNILAQQEVADNEKPSVEKLVKAHWLKYGRNVYSRHDYEGLPSTAASGVIKHIQDSYKKLTGAQFGRYIVKTCDDFGYTDPVDGSISLNQGVRILFTDDSRIVFRLSGTGTEGATLRIYLEAYEPDASKHHLDAQVALAEMIKIALEISELKKRTGRDTPTVIT, from the coding sequence ATGTCTCTTCAGCGTATTGATACCCAGCCATTTGATGATCAAAAACCTGGCACTTCTGGTTTGCGCAAACGCGTGACCGTGTTTCAGCAGGCACATTATCTTGAGAATTTTGTGCAGAGTATTTTTGATACGGTGAACCCACCTGCAGGCGCCACGCTGACGTTGGGCGGCGATGGCCGTTATTTCAACCGCGAGGCGATCCAGATTATCTTGAAGATGGCGGCTGTTAATGGCTTTGGCCGTGTATTAGTGGGGCAGGCGGGCATACTTTCTACACCAGCGGCTTCATGCATCATCCGTAAATATGAGACTTTTGGCGGCATTATTCTCTCTGCGAGCCACAATCCTGGCGGGCCAGACGGCGATTTTGGTATTAAGTACAACATGCCTAACGGTGGCCCTGCGCCTGAAAAGATTACTGAGGCCATTTACACCAATACTACAAAAATTACGCAATACAGCTTGATTGAAGCTGATGATATTCCGCTGGATGTGATTGGCGAATATGACTTGGCTAGCATGAAGGTGCAGGTAATTGATGCGGTGGCTGATTATGCCGAGTTGATGACTTCACTATTCGACTTTAACTCGATACGCTCTTTGCTTGCCAGTGGGTTCAGAATTAAATTTGACGCCATGCATGCAGTGACTGGCCCATACGCTCGCGAGATATTTATCAATCAACTAGGCGCGCCAGCCGATAGCATTATGAATGCAGTACCGCTGGAAGATTTTGGTGGCGGTCACCCAGACCCTAACCTGACTTATGCGCATGAGTTGGTGGAAGTGATTTACGGTAAACATGCGCCAGACTTCGGTGCGGCATCTGATGGTGATGGCGACCGTAACATGATTTTGGGCAACCACTTTTTTGTAACGCCATCTGATAGCTTGGCGATATTAGCGGCCAACGCCAAGCTGGTGCCAGGCTACAGCAAAGGACTTGCTGGCATTGCACGCTCCATGCCGACCAGCGCAGCTGCAGACCGCGTGGCCAAGGCGCTCGGAATTCCCTGTTATGAAACACCAACGGGCTGGAAATTCTTTGGCAACCTGATGGATGCTGGCAAGGTGACGCTGTGCGGTGAAGAGAGTTTTGGCACAGGCTCTAACCACGTGCGTGAAAAAGATGGCCTGTGGGCTGTGTTGTTCTGGCTGAATATCCTCGCGCAGCAAGAGGTGGCGGATAACGAAAAGCCATCGGTTGAAAAACTGGTTAAAGCACATTGGCTGAAATACGGACGCAATGTGTATTCGCGGCATGATTACGAGGGCTTGCCTAGCACGGCGGCCAGTGGCGTGATCAAGCATATTCAAGACAGTTATAAAAAGCTGACAGGTGCGCAATTCGGCCGTTACATCGTCAAAACCTGTGATGATTTTGGCTACACAGACCCTGTGGACGGCAGCATCAGCCTTAACCAAGGCGTACGGATTTTGTTCACGGATGATTCACGTATTGTATTCCGCCTATCTGGCACAGGCACAGAGGGCGCGACTTTGCGGATATACCTAGAAGCGTACGAGCCAGATGCCAGCAAACATCACCTGGATGCGCAGGTAGCACTGGCTGAGATGATCAAGATTGCACTGGAAATATCTGAGCTGAAGAAGAGAACAGGGCGGGATACGCCGACGGTGATTACTTAG
- a CDS encoding fumarate hydratase, which yields MTLIKQEDFISSIHQALQYIACYHSPDFLAALHHAWQHEESDAAKDAIGQILINSYLCAQGQRPLCQDTGIVVSFIKVGMDVRWDSSLSLQELVDEGVRRAYGDLNNPLRASIVSDPAGGRINTRDNTPSVVHVELVPGNQVDINISAKGGGSENKAKLAMLEPSDSIVDWVLETVPTMGAGWCPPGVLGIGIGGTAEKAVLLAKQSLFAPIDIQALKARGPSNKAEGLRLDLYEKVNRLGIGAQGLGGLTTVLDVKILDTATHATSLPVAMIPNCAATRHVHFTLDGSGPAVLPVPKLEDWPQIALDASTPSRKVNLDILKKQDIASWQPGEKLLLSGKLLTGRDAAHKRIVDLIAQGKPMPDGLDFTNRFIYYVGPVNAVRDEAIGPAGPTTATRMDRFTDVMLSKTDLLGMIGKAERGDDTINLIKQHQSAYLIAIGGAAYLISQAIKSARIVAFPDLGMEAIYEFVVEDMPVTVAVDSKGHSVHSTGPAEWRAKIANIPVIVE from the coding sequence ATGACTTTAATTAAACAAGAAGATTTCATCAGTAGCATCCATCAGGCGCTGCAATATATCGCTTGCTATCACTCGCCTGATTTTCTCGCTGCCTTGCATCATGCCTGGCAACACGAAGAATCAGATGCGGCAAAAGATGCCATTGGCCAAATCCTCATTAACTCTTATCTGTGCGCCCAAGGCCAGCGCCCGCTTTGTCAGGACACTGGCATCGTGGTGTCATTCATTAAAGTAGGCATGGATGTGCGCTGGGATAGCAGTTTAAGCCTGCAAGAATTGGTGGATGAAGGCGTTCGCCGCGCTTATGGCGATTTGAACAATCCACTGCGCGCCTCCATCGTGAGTGACCCCGCTGGAGGGCGTATCAATACACGCGATAACACGCCCTCCGTTGTCCATGTTGAATTAGTGCCTGGCAACCAGGTTGACATCAACATTTCAGCCAAAGGCGGCGGCTCTGAGAATAAGGCTAAATTAGCCATGCTAGAACCTAGCGATAGTATTGTGGATTGGGTGCTGGAAACCGTGCCGACCATGGGCGCTGGCTGGTGCCCGCCTGGTGTGCTTGGCATAGGCATAGGCGGCACAGCGGAGAAAGCCGTCTTGCTCGCCAAGCAATCACTGTTTGCTCCGATTGATATCCAGGCGTTAAAAGCACGTGGTCCCAGCAATAAGGCTGAAGGGCTGCGGCTTGATCTTTATGAAAAAGTGAATCGTCTGGGCATAGGTGCGCAAGGCCTTGGCGGGCTGACGACAGTATTGGATGTAAAGATACTGGATACCGCCACCCACGCGACCTCATTGCCTGTCGCCATGATCCCCAACTGCGCCGCCACCCGCCACGTGCATTTCACCCTCGATGGCAGCGGGCCAGCAGTATTGCCTGTGCCAAAACTAGAAGACTGGCCGCAGATTGCGCTTGATGCCAGCACGCCAAGCCGTAAAGTGAATCTGGATATCCTGAAAAAACAGGATATTGCATCGTGGCAACCAGGCGAAAAGCTCTTGCTTAGTGGCAAATTACTCACTGGTCGCGATGCCGCACACAAGCGCATTGTCGATTTAATCGCACAAGGCAAGCCGATGCCAGATGGCCTGGACTTCACCAATCGCTTTATCTATTACGTAGGGCCAGTCAATGCAGTGCGTGATGAAGCTATCGGCCCAGCAGGTCCAACGACTGCAACGCGTATGGATAGATTCACCGACGTCATGCTTTCGAAAACTGACCTGCTCGGCATGATAGGCAAAGCCGAACGTGGCGATGATACGATTAACCTCATCAAGCAGCACCAGTCTGCATACCTCATCGCCATCGGCGGCGCGGCTTACCTGATCTCGCAAGCCATTAAATCAGCGCGGATAGTCGCTTTCCCAGATTTAGGGATGGAAGCTATTTACGAATTCGTGGTCGAAGATATGCCAGTGACAGTGGCGGTAGATAGCAAGGGCCATTCGGTACACAGCACAGGCCCTGCGGAGTGGCGCGCAAAGATTGCAAATATTCCGGTGATTGTTGAATAG
- a CDS encoding NADH:flavin oxidoreductase/NADH oxidase, with protein MAKLFTEFKLRETVFKNRIFVSPMCQYSAEDGIPNHWHLVNYGSRAVGGAALVMVEATAINPEGRITPHCTGLWSDKHTEAFKPIADFIKKNGAVAGIQIGHAGRKASSDMPWNGGGFLPKTQGGWQTVAPSALPASSAHGAPLALSTDDIKSISQQFLDTAKRALEAGFDVIELHSAHGYLLHEFLSPISNQRTDEYGGSLENRCRLTLEIAKVLRDFWPQDKPVFVRISVTDWMENTGQQSWDLAQSIQLSKWLKEIGIDLIDCSSGGLVLDATIPVGAGYQTQFAEAIRKEAGIATSAVGMITEPVQAEHILMTGQADVVSLAREMLRDPYWPLRAAKELEADITWPLQYQRAKRT; from the coding sequence ATGGCTAAATTATTTACCGAGTTCAAACTACGTGAAACAGTGTTTAAAAACCGTATTTTCGTTTCACCTATGTGCCAGTACTCGGCCGAAGATGGCATCCCCAACCATTGGCATCTGGTCAACTATGGTAGCCGCGCCGTTGGCGGTGCTGCACTGGTGATGGTTGAAGCGACCGCGATCAATCCAGAAGGCCGCATTACGCCGCACTGCACTGGCCTGTGGTCGGACAAACATACCGAAGCATTCAAACCAATTGCTGACTTTATCAAGAAAAATGGCGCAGTAGCCGGCATCCAGATTGGTCATGCTGGGCGTAAAGCCTCTAGTGATATGCCGTGGAATGGTGGCGGATTTCTGCCTAAAACCCAAGGTGGCTGGCAAACCGTTGCGCCTTCTGCTCTACCGGCATCCAGCGCCCATGGAGCGCCCCTTGCTTTATCCACAGACGATATTAAAAGCATCAGCCAGCAGTTTTTAGATACCGCAAAACGTGCGCTTGAGGCAGGTTTTGACGTCATCGAACTACATAGTGCGCATGGCTATTTGCTGCATGAATTCTTGTCGCCCATCTCCAACCAGCGCACCGATGAATACGGCGGTAGCCTAGAAAATCGTTGTCGTTTAACGCTTGAGATTGCCAAGGTGCTACGTGATTTCTGGCCGCAAGACAAACCCGTGTTTGTCCGCATCTCAGTCACAGATTGGATGGAAAACACAGGCCAACAAAGCTGGGATCTAGCGCAATCTATCCAGCTATCAAAATGGCTAAAAGAGATCGGTATCGACTTGATTGACTGCTCAAGCGGCGGCTTAGTACTGGATGCCACAATACCTGTAGGCGCTGGGTACCAGACACAATTCGCCGAAGCGATCCGTAAAGAAGCTGGCATTGCCACCAGCGCAGTCGGCATGATTACAGAGCCAGTGCAGGCTGAACATATATTAATGACTGGCCAAGCAGATGTGGTTTCGCTAGCACGAGAAATGCTGCGCGACCCATACTGGCCGCTGAGGGCAGCAAAAGAATTGGAAGCGGATATAACTTGGCCTCTGCAATACCAACGCGCCAAACGCACTTAA
- a CDS encoding phosphomannomutase/phosphoglucomutase, protein MIIPKEIFKAYDIRGIVGKTLTPEIVQAIGQAIGSEAIARKQTRICVGYDGRLSGPELAAALSLGIRKTGIDVIQLGCVATPMVYFAAHHLGTDCGVMVTGSHNPPDYNGLKIVLDGETLSEAAIQSLRVRIEQNDLVESSLGAESHYDIAPDYIARIASDIKLTRKMKVAVDCGNGVAGAFARKLYEALGCEVEELFCEVDGHFPNHHPDPSVPENLADLITALKNGDAEIGLAFDGDGDRLGVVTKQGNIIYPDRQLLLFAEDVLKHEPGATIIFDVKCTRNLSSWIKARGGKPVMWKTGHSLVKAKIKETSAALAGEMTGHLFFNDQDAATRKKRWYGFDDGLYAGARLLEILSRSDNPSAILDALPDSISTPEQHIRMLEGETHKLITHLQSSAKFEGAIEVITIDGLRVEYADGFGLMRASNTTPVLVLRFEADDPEALKRIQNAFRAIILAAEPYLNLPF, encoded by the coding sequence ATGATCATCCCCAAAGAAATCTTCAAAGCGTACGACATTCGCGGCATCGTCGGCAAAACGCTCACACCAGAGATTGTGCAAGCGATTGGTCAAGCTATCGGTAGCGAGGCCATTGCACGGAAACAAACGAGGATTTGTGTTGGTTACGATGGCAGGCTTTCAGGGCCTGAGCTTGCAGCAGCGCTTTCATTAGGCATCCGTAAAACGGGCATTGATGTCATTCAATTAGGCTGCGTGGCAACACCCATGGTCTATTTTGCGGCACATCACTTGGGTACGGATTGTGGCGTGATGGTCACGGGTAGCCACAACCCACCCGATTACAATGGCCTAAAAATAGTCTTGGATGGCGAAACCTTATCTGAAGCCGCCATCCAAAGTTTGCGCGTGCGTATTGAGCAAAATGACTTAGTAGAATCGAGCTTGGGCGCAGAAAGCCATTACGATATTGCACCTGATTACATCGCTCGCATTGCATCAGACATCAAACTCACCCGCAAGATGAAAGTAGCCGTCGATTGCGGCAATGGGGTTGCTGGGGCATTTGCACGCAAGCTTTATGAAGCGCTGGGCTGCGAGGTCGAAGAGCTGTTTTGCGAAGTAGATGGGCATTTCCCCAACCATCACCCAGACCCATCCGTGCCAGAAAATCTGGCAGACTTGATCACAGCGCTGAAAAATGGCGATGCTGAAATTGGTCTGGCATTTGATGGCGATGGCGACCGTTTGGGTGTCGTCACCAAACAAGGCAACATTATTTACCCAGACCGCCAGCTTTTGCTATTCGCAGAAGATGTGCTCAAGCATGAGCCAGGCGCAACCATCATCTTTGACGTGAAATGCACGCGCAACCTAAGCTCATGGATTAAAGCGCGTGGCGGCAAGCCAGTGATGTGGAAAACTGGCCATTCTCTGGTCAAAGCCAAAATCAAGGAAACCAGCGCCGCTCTGGCGGGGGAAATGACAGGCCACCTATTTTTTAATGATCAAGACGCCGCTACCCGCAAGAAACGCTGGTACGGCTTTGATGATGGCTTGTATGCTGGTGCTCGCCTGCTGGAAATCTTGAGCAGATCTGATAATCCATCCGCCATTCTGGATGCACTCCCTGACAGCATTAGCACGCCAGAGCAGCACATCAGGATGCTTGAAGGCGAGACACATAAACTTATTACGCACTTACAATCATCCGCAAAGTTTGAAGGCGCGATTGAAGTCATCACCATCGATGGCCTGCGTGTGGAATACGCTGATGGCTTTGGCTTGATGCGCGCATCTAACACCACACCAGTGCTTGTATTGCGCTTTGAAGCCGATGACCCTGAAGCGCTAAAACGTATTCAAAATGCATTTCGCGCCATTATTTTGGCGGCTGAGCCATACCTTAACCTGCCCTTTTAG
- a CDS encoding retropepsin-like aspartic protease family protein, giving the protein MTKGNIIAGIIWLALAGLIYHLADGFINPNKAAVLGSSSSVVLQRGPDGHYRAEAIINGQKVNVLVDTGATDVAVSQNIAKQLNLSSHTAITTNTANGNSIAYVTRLDSVKIGGVEAKDVSAVIAPGLQGNVLLGMSYLGRMDVRLFHNTMTIKQLEQ; this is encoded by the coding sequence ATGACTAAAGGCAACATCATCGCGGGGATTATATGGCTGGCTTTGGCTGGGCTCATTTATCACCTGGCAGATGGCTTCATTAACCCCAACAAAGCAGCAGTATTAGGCTCATCCAGCAGCGTGGTGCTTCAACGCGGGCCAGATGGTCATTACCGTGCAGAAGCCATTATCAACGGGCAAAAAGTGAATGTGCTGGTGGATACAGGCGCAACCGATGTCGCCGTATCGCAAAACATAGCCAAGCAGCTTAATCTCAGCAGCCATACCGCCATCACCACCAATACAGCCAATGGCAACAGCATTGCCTACGTCACAAGACTGGATTCAGTAAAAATTGGCGGAGTTGAAGCTAAAGATGTTTCTGCGGTGATTGCCCCTGGTTTGCAGGGTAATGTGTTACTCGGCATGTCATACCTAGGCCGCATGGATGTCAGATTATTTCATAACACCATGACAATCAAACAGCTTGAACAATAG
- a CDS encoding LexA family protein: MIKETMNQASEADSKYLGQLQDYFANHRILPSYSYMQSLLGIKSKATISKLVARLKLIGFLDLAPDKKLVPGSRFFERPLSNNTVQAGAFTQAYSEGTEYLTIDEHLIRKPSKTELIPVRGESMKDVGIMDGDIVVVEKRHLANIGDIVVAIIDNEFTIKTLGKEKDKFVLIPANRDFDIIRPKEAFSIYGIVVGQFRSY, translated from the coding sequence GTGATAAAAGAAACCATGAACCAAGCCAGTGAAGCTGATAGCAAATATCTAGGCCAATTGCAGGATTACTTTGCTAACCACCGCATATTGCCTAGCTACAGCTATATGCAATCACTGCTGGGCATTAAGTCTAAAGCGACTATATCCAAACTGGTTGCTAGGCTTAAGTTGATTGGCTTTCTTGACCTCGCCCCTGACAAAAAACTGGTACCAGGTTCACGCTTCTTTGAACGGCCTTTGTCAAATAACACGGTGCAAGCAGGCGCTTTTACCCAAGCTTATAGCGAGGGGACTGAATACCTGACGATTGATGAGCACCTCATCAGAAAACCATCCAAGACTGAGTTGATCCCCGTGCGTGGTGAATCGATGAAAGATGTGGGCATTATGGATGGCGATATCGTAGTGGTTGAGAAGCGCCATCTAGCAAATATCGGCGACATCGTAGTGGCAATCATTGATAACGAATTCACCATCAAAACTTTGGGTAAAGAAAAAGACAAATTTGTACTGATCCCCGCTAATAGGGATTTCGATATTATTCGGCCAAAAGAGGCCTTTTCTATTTACGGCATTGTGGTTGGGCAGTTCAGGAGTTATTAG
- the iscX gene encoding Fe-S cluster assembly protein IscX: MKWTDSLDIAIALYDKFPELDPKTIRFTDLYQWVLDLEEFDDEPSKCGEKILEAIQLAWIDEAE, translated from the coding sequence ATGAAATGGACAGACAGTTTAGATATTGCCATCGCGCTCTACGATAAATTCCCCGAGCTAGACCCAAAAACCATACGCTTCACCGATTTATATCAATGGGTGCTTGATCTCGAAGAATTTGACGACGAGCCAAGTAAATGCGGCGAAAAAATACTAGAAGCCATACAACTCGCCTGGATAGATGAGGCCGAATAA